The following DNA comes from Candidatus Nitrosotalea okcheonensis.
GTTCTCTTAGGCGTGCCTCTCGTTCTTGAAGGTTCAATCTGGCTTTGTGTATCTCAGTCAAGTCTGTCAGTGCTACAGTTCTTCCAATCAAAATTCCGTGTTCGTCAAATAGACTTGTTCCTGTTAATAGCGTGGGGAAAATAATTCCATCCTTTCTTTTCATCCAAATTTCTATGCGTGAAATTTGTTGGGTTTTCTTCCATTTTTTCAGGTCATTTCTCATATCTTCTATACTTCTTTCTGCAGTATGATCAAATATGGACATCCCAATAGCTTCTTCTTTTGTATAGCCTAGTGATTTGGCATATGCTTCATTGCAGTCAGTCAGGATTCCATCAGTTGTAATACTTCGTAACAAACTAGGAGATTTTTCATAGAGGTTTTTGTATTTTTTTTCAGTCGATGATAGTTGTAGGTTAGATTGCTGCAACCTTTTGTTTGATTCTTTTATGTTTTCATGCAGTTCTAGTTCGGCCCAGAGACTTTCAAATATGAAGACATGCGAAAGAACAATTGGATTGCTACTAGAGTACGTAGTAAGACCCATTGCTTCATAAGATGTTTCTTTTGAATCATCCTTTAATTCCGCTATTAAGGAACAAATTCTATCTACTATTAGAATTGATATTTTACTTTGAAGAGTAGATTCGATAAACTGGATATGGAGTTTGCCAGGTTCTTTATTTATTCTGTCAGATAATTCTCTTATCGCATTGTCTGTGGGAACAAGAATTCTTATCGATACATCTTTTTCTTTTGCTACTTTTTTTAGCAAATCTAACAATCCTGTCTTCTCCTGACGGCGAAATGCGTTGGCAGTAGAAAGCATCACAAGGATTTCTGTCTTGGCCGATTCTATAAGATCAATTGCAACTTTTAGTGCCTTGCGTGGATTTACAATAGTTTCCATCACATGCGGTGTTACTTCGGTTTGGTTAATTCTAAATTCAGTATCAATTTCCATGTTGACCAAGAGTTGTTTTTACTACCTCGACAAAATCTTCCTTGCTTATGGGCTTTCTCAATATCTGGCTTTTTTTTACTCCTGGTAACACACTTGCAATCTCTTCGATCCCATCAAGTGCAGATACAAAGAGTATTTTGACGGATAGTGATAATTCTCTGAGTCTATTGTAGAGTTCTAGGCCATTGACAGGTGACATCCTTACGTCTGATATTACCAAGTCATAATGGGAAGGATTGACTGTAACAAAACTACGGAGGGCCTCATCCCCATTTTTAAACATGTCAACTGCATAATTTTCATCGCTCAAAATTGTGTTGAAAGTAGTCAGAGTCTCCAAGTCATCATCAACTAACATAATGTTAATTTCAGATTTGTTTTTTTGATCTTGACTCAAATTTACTTTTGAGTTTTGTAGTGTACAAAGTCTTGATTCCCGTTTAAACG
Coding sequences within:
- a CDS encoding ATP-binding protein, with protein sequence MEIDTEFRINQTEVTPHVMETIVNPRKALKVAIDLIESAKTEILVMLSTANAFRRQEKTGLLDLLKKVAKEKDVSIRILVPTDNAIRELSDRINKEPGKLHIQFIESTLQSKISILIVDRICSLIAELKDDSKETSYEAMGLTTYSSSNPIVLSHVFIFESLWAELELHENIKESNKRLQQSNLQLSSTEKKYKNLYEKSPSLLRSITTDGILTDCNEAYAKSLGYTKEEAIGMSIFDHTAERSIEDMRNDLKKWKKTQQISRIEIWMKRKDGIIFPTLLTGTSLFDEHGILIGRTVALTDLTEIHKARLNLQEREARLREQFEELEKLNKKLEVQDKMQKEFINVAAHELRTPIQPIIGLAESLRDKKGDISSQTNLIDVIIKSGKRLQRVAENILDVTRIESNTLKINKEQFNIKDLIYDLFQDFNYHLHSNYKEKDVELKFEAKKDIFVTADRARLTQIIMNLFHNALKFTDKGVITISVERIDDNVLVKVKDTGTGINNDVLSQLFTKFAIKSETGTGLGLFISKNIVEAHGGNMWTENNMGGKGATFAFTIPANWNA